TGTAGGAGGTATATATTTTGTAGAAGCTCTATCTGTAATAATTCAAGTTATATCATATAAACTTACAGGTAGAAGAGTTTTATTAATGGCACCTTTACATCATCACTATGAGCAAAAAGGATGGAAAGAGACAAAGGTTGTGGCAATTTTTTGGAGTATAACAGTTTTATTATGTATATTAGGCATTGTAGGTTTAAATTAAGTAGAAAGACAGGTGGCTAAGGTGAATTTAAAAGATAAAAATATACTAATTATGGGATTAGGAGTAAGTGGAGTATCTACAATAAAGGCATTGAGTAAATTAGGAGCTAATATAGCTGTTAGTGATTTAAAATCCAAGAATGAGTTAAAAGAATATATAAAGGAAATTCACTTTTATCCTGTAGAATATTTTTTAGGAACTAATAATGTTCCCTTGGATAATATAGATTTAATAGTGAAAAGTCCAGGAATTCCTCTTAATGTACCTGTTATTGAAAAAGCTAAGGAAAAAAACATTGAGGTTATTACAGATATTGAGTTAGGATATAGGATCAAGCCAGAAAGTTCCTTAATAGCAATTACAGGAACTAATGGCAAAACTACAACTGC
The nucleotide sequence above comes from Tissierellales bacterium. Encoded proteins:
- the murD gene encoding UDP-N-acetylmuramoyl-L-alanine--D-glutamate ligase (UDP-N-acetylmuramoylalanine--D-glutamate ligase; involved in peptidoglycan biosynthesis; cytoplasmic; catalyzes the addition of glutamate to the nucleotide precursor UDP-N-acetylmuramoyl-L-alanine during cell wall formation); its protein translation is MNLKDKNILIMGLGVSGVSTIKALSKLGANIAVSDLKSKNELKEYIKEIHFYPVEYFLGTNNVPLDNIDLIVKSPGIPLNVPVIEKAKEKNIEVITDIELGYRIKPESSLIAITGTNGKTTTA